From the genome of Streptomyces sp. V1I1, one region includes:
- a CDS encoding sorbosone dehydrogenase family protein encodes MLAAAVLLLVAGCSSGDDKAPAGRKGPTSTIPAPSASASGGSPSPTGPPAKGSVKVVSTLTQNLKSPWGVAALPDGDLLIASRDEGTISRIDAESGKQTVIGSVPGVSPGGEGGLLGLAVSPSFASDHQVYAYFTTESDNRIARMLYDEQKPADQQLGAPDTVLRGIPKGIVHNGGRIAFGPDKMLYAGTGETGDTGLAQDRKSLGGKILRMTPDGQPVHGNPDAGSVVYSWGHRNVQGLAWDSDKRLWAAEFGQTTWDELNLIEPGKNYGWPDVEGKGGGSGFVDPVAQWRTSEASPSGIAYASGSIWMAALKGERLWRIPLAGAEPSAEPQSFLVGKHGRLRTVLSVGGAKVWLVTSETDRRGSPEPGDDKILQLEVK; translated from the coding sequence ATGTTGGCCGCTGCCGTGCTTCTGCTCGTGGCCGGGTGCTCGTCCGGTGACGACAAGGCGCCGGCCGGCCGGAAGGGGCCGACATCGACCATCCCAGCCCCCTCCGCATCCGCCTCGGGAGGGTCGCCGAGTCCGACGGGCCCGCCCGCGAAGGGCTCGGTGAAGGTGGTGTCCACACTGACGCAGAACCTGAAGTCGCCGTGGGGTGTCGCCGCGCTGCCCGACGGCGATCTGCTGATCGCCTCGCGCGACGAAGGGACGATCAGCCGGATCGACGCGGAGAGCGGCAAGCAGACCGTGATCGGCTCGGTGCCGGGGGTCTCCCCGGGTGGCGAGGGCGGGCTGCTGGGCCTGGCGGTCTCCCCCTCGTTCGCCTCGGACCATCAGGTGTACGCGTACTTCACCACCGAGTCGGACAACCGCATCGCCCGCATGCTGTACGACGAGCAGAAGCCAGCCGACCAGCAACTGGGCGCGCCGGACACGGTGTTGAGGGGCATCCCCAAGGGCATCGTGCACAACGGCGGGCGGATCGCGTTCGGCCCGGACAAGATGCTCTACGCGGGCACGGGCGAGACAGGTGACACGGGGCTCGCGCAGGACAGGAAGTCGCTGGGCGGCAAGATCCTGCGGATGACCCCTGACGGGCAGCCGGTGCACGGCAATCCGGACGCCGGCTCCGTCGTCTACTCATGGGGCCACCGCAATGTGCAGGGGCTCGCCTGGGACTCCGACAAGCGCCTGTGGGCGGCCGAGTTCGGCCAGACCACTTGGGACGAGCTCAATCTGATCGAGCCCGGGAAGAACTACGGCTGGCCGGATGTGGAGGGCAAGGGCGGCGGGTCCGGCTTCGTCGACCCGGTGGCCCAGTGGAGGACGTCGGAGGCCTCGCCGAGTGGCATCGCCTACGCATCGGGCTCGATCTGGATGGCGGCGCTGAAGGGCGAGCGGCTCTGGCGAATCCCTCTGGCAGGCGCGGAACCCTCGGCGGAGCCCCAGTCGTTCCTGGTTGGGAAGCACGGCCGCCTTCGCACGGTCCTGTCGGTGGGTGGCGCCAAGGTCTGGCTCGTCACGAGCGAGACGGACCGCCGGGGATCACCCGAGCCGGGGGACGACAAGATCCTCCAGCTGGAGGTGAAGTAG
- a CDS encoding DUF6191 domain-containing protein — MFNVFEEFFAPGRKHTDEERNRLALTRVDVGDNDPGHGPIDLASGKVTIRTREKPPQE, encoded by the coding sequence GTGTTCAACGTCTTCGAGGAGTTCTTCGCACCGGGCCGCAAGCACACCGACGAGGAACGCAACCGCCTGGCCCTGACGAGGGTCGACGTGGGCGACAACGACCCGGGCCACGGCCCGATAGACCTTGCGTCGGGCAAGGTGACGATCCGCACACGGGAGAAGCCGCCACAGGAGTGA
- a CDS encoding helix-turn-helix transcriptional regulator, whose protein sequence is MLGDVETRSVSPVFVGRAGELTALTNALSRAAAGEPQALLVGGEAGVGKTRLVEELFTEACRREAVVAVGGCVEIGADGLPFAPFSTALRTLHRRLPKELAEASAGQEDELARLLPELGEAPRGQQGRHDEEGMARLFELTARLLERIAADRTIVLVLEDLHWADASTRHLLAYLFRTLRRGRLVVIATYRSDDVHRRHPLRPFLAELDRMRTVQRIELTRFNRAEVHRQMAGILAAEPEPAMVDRVFERSDGNAFFVEELACSLANGCRTGLTDSLRDILLVRVEALPEDAQRVARIVAEGGSTVEYGLLRAVARLCEDDLIEALRAAVGANILLATPDGDGYRFRHSLAREAVGDDLLPGERSRLSRRYAEALEADPSLVRCEERAMRLASYWYHAHDAAKALPAVLSASVEARRRHAYAEQLRLLGRAMELWDSAPDEVRAALRPVDYAEAYPPCGCDPATTPLRFLDLMAEASVAGRLSGEKERALKITKRGQRLAEAEDDALRGAWFSVQRSRLVSSLGRGDGWAELAAAQELVRGLPPSAVHAEVLAEAANWGMVHDPGPGSLATAELAVEYARMVGEEDNELRARLTLGGLMVDAGNVDEGLAEMYAVKERAVALDLPGHVGRTHVNLPSALEGVGRSREAVDILAEGVELSRKYGLLDTQAWVLVNLAESYSSLGRWGETTEAAERALRIALSPKPRGFAATRCAYLALDRGDAAKAAEHLEAARGHFGANDPMPQSTIPLHTVALSIAAAQGRVLDARTEFERAATAGFPPGTQRYAWPLLRAAATLEADTRGLPAAESGRAEALERIRKAARTLVTAVPVWMAHERWVRAELLRAGGQDTAVDWAEAGTAFEALERPYDLARVRHRWAEALLQADRAQATELLRQAAATAQQLCARPLSEDIALLAQRARISLTDDPALATAATAPRGPALGLTRREEDVLRLVAVGRSNRQIAEELFISPKTASVHVSNILGKLGVSGRGEAAALAHRLRLFSPTGEEQSAASA, encoded by the coding sequence ATGCTCGGCGACGTGGAGACCAGGTCCGTCAGCCCGGTGTTCGTCGGCCGCGCCGGCGAACTGACCGCGCTCACCAACGCGCTCTCCCGCGCCGCCGCGGGAGAGCCGCAGGCGTTGCTCGTCGGGGGCGAGGCAGGGGTCGGCAAGACCAGGCTCGTCGAGGAGTTGTTCACCGAGGCGTGCCGCCGCGAGGCCGTCGTCGCGGTCGGCGGATGTGTCGAGATCGGCGCGGACGGGCTGCCGTTCGCGCCTTTCTCGACCGCGCTGCGCACGCTCCACCGCCGGCTGCCCAAGGAACTGGCCGAGGCCTCCGCCGGCCAGGAGGACGAGCTGGCGCGACTGCTGCCCGAGCTGGGGGAGGCGCCTCGCGGACAGCAGGGCAGACACGACGAGGAAGGCATGGCCCGCCTCTTCGAGCTCACCGCACGGCTGCTTGAGCGGATCGCCGCGGACCGCACGATCGTCCTGGTGCTCGAGGACCTGCACTGGGCCGACGCCTCCACCCGCCATCTGCTCGCCTACCTCTTCCGCACACTGCGCCGCGGCCGGCTCGTCGTGATCGCGACGTACCGCTCCGACGACGTCCACCGGCGCCATCCGCTGCGGCCCTTCCTCGCCGAGCTCGACCGGATGCGCACGGTCCAGCGAATCGAGCTCACCCGCTTCAACCGCGCCGAGGTCCACCGCCAGATGGCCGGGATCCTCGCCGCCGAGCCCGAACCGGCCATGGTGGACCGGGTCTTCGAGCGCTCGGACGGCAATGCGTTCTTCGTCGAAGAGCTCGCCTGCAGCCTGGCCAACGGCTGCCGCACGGGGCTGACCGACTCCCTGCGCGACATCCTTCTCGTACGCGTCGAGGCGCTGCCCGAGGACGCCCAGCGGGTGGCACGGATCGTCGCGGAGGGCGGCTCGACCGTGGAGTACGGGCTGCTGCGCGCTGTCGCCCGGCTGTGCGAGGACGATCTCATCGAGGCGCTGCGGGCCGCGGTGGGCGCCAACATCCTGCTCGCCACGCCGGACGGCGACGGCTACCGCTTCCGGCACTCCCTCGCGCGCGAGGCCGTGGGCGACGATCTGCTGCCCGGCGAGCGCTCCCGGCTCAGCCGGCGGTACGCGGAGGCGCTGGAGGCCGACCCGTCGCTCGTACGGTGCGAGGAGCGGGCAATGCGGCTCGCCAGCTACTGGTACCACGCGCACGACGCCGCGAAGGCCCTCCCCGCTGTGCTGAGCGCCTCGGTCGAGGCGCGGCGACGGCATGCGTACGCCGAGCAACTGCGGCTGCTGGGGCGGGCGATGGAGCTCTGGGACAGCGCGCCGGACGAGGTGCGGGCTGCGCTGCGGCCGGTCGACTACGCGGAGGCGTACCCTCCGTGCGGCTGCGATCCGGCCACCACGCCGCTGCGCTTCCTCGACCTGATGGCCGAGGCATCCGTCGCGGGCCGGCTCAGTGGCGAGAAGGAACGCGCGCTGAAGATCACCAAGCGCGGGCAGCGGCTGGCGGAGGCGGAGGATGACGCGCTGCGCGGCGCCTGGTTCTCCGTCCAGCGCTCCCGGCTCGTCTCGTCGCTGGGCCGCGGCGACGGGTGGGCGGAGCTGGCTGCCGCGCAGGAGCTGGTGCGCGGACTGCCGCCGTCCGCCGTCCACGCGGAGGTGCTCGCGGAGGCGGCGAACTGGGGCATGGTGCACGACCCGGGGCCGGGCAGCCTCGCGACCGCCGAGCTCGCCGTGGAGTACGCGCGCATGGTCGGCGAGGAGGACAACGAGCTACGGGCCCGCCTCACCCTCGGCGGCCTCATGGTCGACGCGGGCAACGTCGACGAGGGGCTCGCGGAGATGTACGCGGTAAAGGAGCGGGCCGTCGCCCTCGACCTGCCCGGGCACGTGGGGCGTACGCATGTGAATCTGCCGTCCGCGCTGGAGGGCGTGGGTCGCTCACGGGAAGCGGTCGACATTCTCGCCGAGGGCGTCGAACTCTCCCGGAAATACGGCCTGTTGGACACCCAGGCCTGGGTCCTGGTCAACCTTGCCGAGTCGTACAGCTCGCTCGGGCGCTGGGGCGAGACGACCGAGGCAGCGGAGCGGGCGTTGCGGATCGCTCTGAGCCCGAAGCCCCGGGGGTTCGCAGCGACCCGGTGCGCCTACCTGGCCCTCGACCGGGGCGACGCGGCGAAGGCGGCCGAGCATCTGGAGGCGGCGCGCGGGCACTTCGGAGCCAATGACCCGATGCCCCAGAGCACCATCCCGCTGCACACCGTGGCGCTGAGCATCGCGGCGGCGCAGGGGCGCGTGCTGGACGCCCGGACCGAGTTCGAACGGGCGGCGACGGCGGGCTTCCCGCCCGGCACCCAGCGATACGCCTGGCCGCTGCTGCGCGCGGCGGCCACGCTCGAGGCCGATACGCGCGGGCTGCCCGCCGCGGAGTCCGGCCGCGCCGAGGCGCTGGAACGGATCCGTAAGGCAGCCAGAACGCTCGTCACCGCGGTCCCGGTATGGATGGCCCACGAGCGCTGGGTCCGCGCGGAACTGCTGCGCGCCGGCGGCCAGGACACGGCCGTCGACTGGGCAGAGGCCGGCACGGCCTTCGAGGCGCTGGAGCGCCCGTACGACCTGGCAAGGGTCCGCCACCGCTGGGCGGAGGCGCTTCTCCAGGCGGACCGCGCGCAGGCGACGGAGCTGCTGCGGCAGGCGGCGGCGACGGCCCAGCAACTGTGCGCGCGCCCCCTGTCCGAGGACATCGCGCTGCTCGCCCAGCGAGCCCGCATCTCCCTGACCGACGACCCTGCCCTTGCGACGGCCGCCACTGCGCCGCGGGGTCCGGCGCTCGGCCTGACCCGCCGCGAGGAGGACGTCCTCCGCCTGGTGGCGGTAGGCCGCAGCAACCGTCAGATCGCCGAGGAGCTGTTCATCTCCCCGAAGACGGCGAGCGTCCACGTCTCCAACATCCTGGGGAAACTGGGCGTCTCGGGCCGCGGCGAGGCAGCGGCCCTGGCCCACCGCCTGCGCCTGTTCTCGCCCACGGGCGAGGAGCAGTCGGCGGCATCGGCCTGA
- a CDS encoding GNAT family N-acetyltransferase, protein MDHDEVLSLFDHQIRQRGEGAERAGDVVRQVGADGDWNGVLWAGLDSATADAAIAEQVRYFTDLGRDFEWKLYSYDRPDDLGARLRAAGFTPEPEETLMVAEIRDLPTDVELPDGIRLEPVTDAAGVDLLADVHEQAFGTSGARLREQLLTQLAQTPDTIGMTVALAGEQPVCGARMELHPGTDFASLWGGGTLPAWRGRGIYRALIAHRARIAAASGYRFLQVDASSQSRPILQRLGFAALSTTTPYVYEQRP, encoded by the coding sequence ATGGATCACGACGAGGTACTCAGCCTGTTCGACCACCAGATTCGGCAGCGTGGTGAAGGAGCCGAGCGGGCCGGTGACGTGGTGCGGCAGGTCGGTGCCGACGGCGACTGGAACGGCGTCCTCTGGGCCGGCCTGGACTCCGCAACGGCCGACGCCGCGATCGCCGAGCAGGTACGGTACTTCACCGACCTGGGGCGGGACTTCGAGTGGAAGCTGTACTCCTACGACCGGCCCGACGACCTCGGCGCACGGCTTCGGGCGGCCGGCTTCACACCTGAGCCCGAAGAAACCCTGATGGTCGCCGAGATCCGCGACCTGCCCACCGACGTCGAACTCCCCGACGGCATCCGGCTGGAACCGGTCACCGACGCGGCGGGCGTGGATCTCCTGGCCGACGTGCACGAGCAGGCCTTCGGCACGAGCGGGGCCCGGCTGCGCGAACAGCTCCTCACCCAGCTGGCCCAGACGCCGGACACCATCGGCATGACCGTCGCGCTGGCCGGCGAACAGCCGGTCTGCGGGGCCCGGATGGAGCTCCACCCGGGCACCGACTTCGCGAGCCTCTGGGGCGGCGGCACCCTGCCCGCCTGGCGCGGCCGTGGCATCTACCGGGCGCTGATCGCCCACCGGGCCCGTATCGCTGCCGCGAGCGGCTACCGCTTCCTGCAGGTCGACGCCTCCAGCCAGAGCCGCCCGATCCTGCAACGGCTCGGCTTCGCCGCGCTGAGCACCACTACTCCGTACGTCTACGAGCAGCGGCCCTAA
- a CDS encoding GNAT family N-acetyltransferase, with protein sequence MFAISLGDDGAELRPLEPWRAEEYLAHMDRGREFIGQYVALATVATDVDSARAFLQSYADKQARDAGRIYGIWLDGTLVGGVLFRIWDTASGACEAGCWLEPSAAGRGLVTRAARVIFDWAVYERGMHRVEWQVASGNTASINVAKRLGMMREGVLRESYPYRGVRHDMEVWSVLAPEWRELREQEGR encoded by the coding sequence ATGTTCGCGATATCGCTGGGTGACGACGGGGCGGAACTGCGGCCGCTGGAGCCCTGGCGGGCCGAGGAGTACCTCGCCCACATGGACCGGGGCCGCGAGTTCATCGGTCAGTACGTCGCACTGGCCACCGTCGCGACCGATGTCGACTCGGCGCGGGCCTTCCTCCAGTCGTACGCCGACAAGCAGGCCCGGGACGCGGGGCGCATCTACGGGATCTGGCTGGACGGGACCCTCGTCGGCGGTGTCCTGTTCCGCATCTGGGACACCGCGAGCGGCGCGTGCGAGGCGGGCTGCTGGCTGGAGCCGTCGGCCGCCGGGCGCGGGCTGGTCACACGGGCCGCGCGCGTGATCTTCGACTGGGCGGTGTACGAGCGTGGAATGCACCGTGTCGAGTGGCAGGTGGCCTCGGGGAACACCGCGAGCATCAATGTCGCCAAGCGGCTGGGGATGATGCGGGAGGGGGTGCTGCGGGAGAGCTACCCGTACAGGGGCGTACGGCACGACATGGAGGTCTGGTCGGTGCTGGCGCCGGAGTGGCGGGAGCTGCGGGAGCAGGAAGGCCGCTGA
- a CDS encoding phosphocholine-specific phospholipase C, with protein MTTDMSRRRLFALGGGVIGAAAAGSLLPPSLQAALAAEPPSGGLRAVKHVVILMQENRSFDHYFGTLRGVRGFGDRNAVELPSGKLVYEQPGPLRTVLPFPVRDAAETQKKDLQYIGDLDHSWGGGAKAWRDGWMDGWISAKTAATMAYYDRRDIPLHYELADTFTICDAYHSSIHTSTSPNRNHLWSGWTGFEADGSRAVTNAAYAEGTHPGYSWPTYAERLETAGRSWKTYQEWENFTDNNIEFFTSFKKIARKALAKAGDFTFMEAFYAKVRDTQDTAERARLLAALEEGVATLTNSERSLFERGLRRGETGSLADQFRADVAAGTLPEVSYLVPSAIDSEHPGSSSPIASATLVYKVLDALGSHPDVWRNTVVLINYDENDGFFDHVPPPVPPADNTEERWQGKPTGLGIRVPLLVVSPWSVGGYVCSEVFDHTSVVRLLEKWTGIEEPNITSWRRAVTGDLTSAFDFRRGRPQPDVEQPGAIPPFTGRWRPVPPLQQHMPVQEEGTRPARPLPYQPDAYGKVTADAFTVALSNSGRASAHFALYPYAGEFTVPQHKDVRGKAQWSVPLTGDAYRFTITGPNGFRREFAGSVEGTAQVSSSIDHHDRDLHLTLRNDGSKPVTFTIRPLAYVDEADLDDWTRTVTVKAGRSRTVVHSAADAHGWYDIEVTADRDTGFRRRLMGHIENGRASVSG; from the coding sequence TTGACCACGGACATGTCACGGCGGCGTCTGTTCGCACTCGGCGGAGGCGTCATCGGCGCGGCGGCGGCCGGGTCGCTGCTCCCGCCCTCCCTGCAGGCGGCGCTGGCCGCCGAGCCGCCGTCTGGCGGGCTGCGGGCGGTCAAGCACGTGGTGATCCTCATGCAGGAGAACCGGTCCTTCGACCACTACTTCGGCACCCTGCGCGGCGTTCGCGGCTTCGGCGACCGCAACGCCGTCGAACTCCCCTCCGGGAAGCTCGTCTACGAGCAGCCGGGCCCGCTGCGCACCGTGCTGCCCTTCCCCGTGCGCGACGCCGCCGAGACGCAGAAGAAGGACCTCCAGTACATCGGCGACCTCGACCACTCCTGGGGCGGCGGCGCCAAGGCCTGGCGTGACGGCTGGATGGACGGCTGGATCTCCGCGAAGACCGCAGCGACCATGGCGTACTACGACCGCCGCGACATACCCCTCCACTACGAACTCGCGGACACCTTCACCATCTGCGACGCGTACCACTCCTCGATCCATACGTCGACGAGCCCCAACCGCAACCATCTGTGGAGCGGCTGGACCGGCTTCGAGGCCGACGGCAGCCGCGCTGTCACCAACGCCGCGTACGCCGAGGGCACCCACCCCGGCTACTCCTGGCCGACGTACGCCGAGCGGCTCGAGACGGCCGGCCGCAGCTGGAAGACGTACCAGGAGTGGGAGAACTTCACCGACAACAACATCGAGTTCTTCACCAGCTTCAAGAAGATCGCGCGCAAGGCGCTGGCCAAGGCCGGCGACTTCACCTTCATGGAGGCCTTCTACGCGAAGGTCCGCGACACCCAGGACACCGCCGAGCGCGCACGGCTGCTCGCCGCGCTCGAAGAGGGCGTGGCGACGCTGACCAACAGCGAGCGGTCGCTCTTCGAGCGCGGGCTCCGGCGCGGCGAGACCGGCTCCCTCGCGGATCAGTTCCGCGCGGACGTGGCGGCCGGCACGCTCCCCGAGGTGTCGTACCTGGTGCCCTCCGCGATCGACTCCGAGCACCCAGGGTCCTCCTCGCCGATCGCGTCGGCCACCCTCGTCTACAAGGTGCTGGACGCCCTCGGCTCCCACCCCGACGTCTGGCGGAACACCGTCGTCCTGATCAACTACGACGAGAACGACGGCTTCTTCGACCACGTACCGCCGCCGGTCCCGCCCGCCGACAACACCGAGGAGCGCTGGCAGGGCAAGCCCACCGGCCTCGGCATCCGCGTCCCGTTGCTCGTCGTCTCACCCTGGTCGGTCGGCGGCTACGTCTGCTCCGAGGTGTTCGACCACACTTCGGTGGTCCGGCTGCTGGAGAAGTGGACGGGCATCGAGGAGCCCAACATCACCAGCTGGCGTCGCGCTGTCACCGGCGATCTGACCTCCGCCTTCGACTTCCGGCGCGGCAGGCCGCAGCCCGATGTGGAGCAGCCGGGCGCGATCCCGCCGTTCACGGGACGCTGGCGGCCCGTGCCGCCGTTGCAGCAGCACATGCCCGTGCAGGAGGAGGGGACCCGGCCCGCGCGGCCGCTGCCGTACCAGCCCGACGCGTACGGCAAGGTCACGGCCGACGCCTTCACCGTGGCGCTCAGCAACAGCGGGCGCGCAAGCGCCCACTTCGCGCTCTATCCGTACGCCGGTGAGTTCACCGTCCCGCAGCACAAGGACGTAAGGGGCAAGGCGCAATGGTCAGTACCCCTTACCGGCGACGCCTACCGCTTCACGATCACCGGGCCGAACGGCTTCCGGCGCGAGTTCGCGGGCAGCGTCGAGGGCACCGCGCAGGTCTCTTCGTCCATTGACCACCACGACCGCGACCTGCACCTCACCCTGCGCAACGACGGCAGCAAGCCGGTCACCTTCACGATCCGTCCGCTGGCTTACGTCGACGAGGCCGACCTCGACGACTGGACCCGCACCGTCACGGTCAAGGCGGGCCGCAGCCGCACCGTCGTGCACTCGGCGGCCGACGCGCACGGCTGGTACGACATCGAGGTGACCGCCGACCGGGACACCGGCTTCCGTCGCCGCCTGATGGGCCACATCGAGAACGGGCGGGCGAGCGTCTCCGGTTGA
- the gatB gene encoding Asp-tRNA(Asn)/Glu-tRNA(Gln) amidotransferase subunit GatB: MTVTELVSYEDALAAYDPVMGLEVHVELGTKTKMFCGCSTELGAPPNSQTCPICLGLPGSLPVVNAIGVESAVKIGLALNCEIAEWCRFARKNYFYPDMPKNFQTSQYDEPIAFNGYLDVQLEDGEVFRVEIERAHMEEDTGKSTHVGGATGRIHGASHSLLDYNRAGIPLIEIVTKPIEGAGERAPEVAKAYVAELRELIKALGVSEARMEQGQMRCDVNLSLRPHGVEKFGTRSETKNVNSLRSVERAARFEIQRHAAVLSSGGTIIQETRHFHEEDGSTTSGRVKEEAEDYRYFPEPDLVPVAPPREWVEELRATLPELPRVRRNRLREEWGVSEHDMQSILNAGAVDLIAATIEAGADAASARKWWMGELARRSNEDGVELASLPITPAQVARVAELVAAGDLNDKLARQVIEGVLAGEGDPDTVVEKRGLKVVSDEGALGAAVDEAIAGNAAIADKIRGGKVAAVGALVGAVMKTTRGQADAARVKELILEKLGVEA; this comes from the coding sequence GTGACCGTCACTGAACTGGTGTCGTACGAGGACGCTCTCGCGGCGTACGACCCCGTCATGGGCCTCGAAGTCCATGTCGAACTCGGCACCAAGACCAAGATGTTCTGCGGCTGTTCGACCGAGCTGGGCGCCCCGCCCAACTCGCAGACCTGCCCCATCTGCCTCGGCCTGCCCGGCTCGCTCCCGGTCGTCAACGCGATCGGCGTCGAGTCGGCCGTCAAGATCGGCCTCGCGCTCAACTGCGAGATCGCCGAGTGGTGCCGCTTCGCCCGGAAGAACTACTTCTATCCGGACATGCCGAAGAACTTCCAGACCTCGCAGTACGACGAGCCGATCGCCTTCAACGGCTATCTGGACGTCCAGCTGGAGGACGGCGAGGTCTTCCGCGTGGAGATCGAGCGCGCGCACATGGAGGAGGACACCGGCAAGTCGACGCACGTCGGCGGCGCCACCGGCCGTATCCATGGCGCGTCCCACTCGCTGCTGGACTACAACCGCGCCGGCATCCCGCTGATCGAGATCGTCACCAAGCCGATCGAGGGCGCGGGCGAGCGTGCGCCGGAGGTCGCCAAGGCGTACGTCGCGGAGCTGCGCGAGCTCATCAAGGCGCTCGGCGTCTCCGAGGCGCGCATGGAGCAGGGCCAGATGCGGTGCGACGTGAACCTGTCGCTGCGCCCGCACGGCGTGGAGAAGTTCGGCACGCGCTCCGAGACGAAGAACGTCAACTCGCTGCGCAGCGTCGAGCGTGCGGCCCGGTTCGAGATTCAGCGGCACGCCGCGGTGCTCTCGTCCGGCGGCACGATCATCCAGGAGACCCGTCACTTCCACGAGGAGGACGGCTCCACGACGTCCGGCCGGGTGAAGGAAGAGGCCGAGGACTACCGGTACTTCCCGGAGCCCGACCTGGTGCCTGTCGCGCCGCCGCGCGAGTGGGTCGAGGAGCTTCGGGCGACCCTGCCCGAGCTGCCGCGGGTCCGCCGGAACCGGCTGCGCGAGGAGTGGGGCGTCTCCGAGCACGACATGCAGTCGATCCTCAACGCGGGGGCGGTCGACCTGATCGCCGCCACGATCGAGGCGGGCGCGGATGCGGCTTCCGCGCGCAAGTGGTGGATGGGTGAGCTGGCCCGCCGCTCCAACGAGGACGGCGTCGAGCTCGCCTCGCTCCCGATCACGCCGGCCCAGGTGGCCCGGGTGGCCGAGCTGGTCGCTGCCGGCGACCTCAACGACAAGCTGGCCCGCCAGGTCATCGAGGGCGTGCTCGCGGGCGAGGGCGACCCGGACACCGTCGTCGAGAAGCGCGGCCTGAAGGTCGTCTCGGACGAGGGTGCGCTCGGTGCGGCCGTCGACGAGGCGATCGCGGGCAACGCGGCGATCGCCGACAAGATCCGCGGCGGCAAGGTCGCGGCGGTCGGCGCGCTGGTGGGCGCGGTCATGAAGACCACCCGCGGCCAGGCGGACGCGGCGCGCGTGAAGGAACTGATCCTGGAGAAGCTCGGCGTCGAGGCCTGA
- the gatA gene encoding Asp-tRNA(Asn)/Glu-tRNA(Gln) amidotransferase subunit GatA, which yields MTDIIKLTAAEIAAKIAAGELTAVEVTEAHLARIDAVDEKVHAFLHIDREGALAQARAVDAKREAGEKLGPLAGVPLALKDIFTTEGIPTTVGSKILEGWIPPYDATVTKKLKAADVVILGKTNMDEFAMGSSTENSAYGPTGNPWDLTRIPGGSGGGSSAALASYEAPLAIGTDTGGSIRQPAAVTGTVGVKPTYGGVSRYGMVAFSSSLDQGGPCARTVLDAALLHEVIAGHDPLDSTSIDAPVPPVVEAARSGSVAGMRVGVVKQFSGEGYQAGVVQRFNESVELLRSLGATIVELDCPSFDLALSAYYLIAPSECSSNLARFDAMRYGLRVGDDGTRSAEDVTALTREAGFGDEVKRRIMLGTYALSSGYYDAYYGSAQKVRTLITRDFEKAFEQVDVIVSPTTPTTAFPIGERADDPMAMYLADLCTIPTNLAGNAAMSLPCGLAPEDGLPVGLQIIAPAMKDDRLYKVGAAVEAAFVERWGHPLLEEAPSL from the coding sequence ATGACGGACATCATCAAGCTCACCGCGGCCGAGATCGCCGCGAAGATCGCCGCCGGCGAGCTCACGGCCGTCGAGGTCACCGAGGCTCACCTGGCCCGGATCGACGCCGTCGACGAGAAGGTGCACGCCTTCCTGCACATCGACCGTGAGGGTGCGCTCGCGCAGGCCCGCGCGGTGGACGCAAAGCGCGAGGCGGGCGAGAAGCTCGGTCCGCTGGCCGGCGTTCCGCTCGCGCTGAAGGACATCTTCACCACCGAGGGCATCCCGACCACGGTCGGCTCGAAGATCCTCGAGGGCTGGATCCCGCCGTACGACGCGACGGTGACCAAGAAGCTCAAGGCGGCCGACGTCGTCATCCTCGGCAAGACCAACATGGACGAGTTCGCCATGGGGTCCTCGACCGAGAACAGCGCGTACGGCCCGACGGGCAACCCGTGGGACCTGACCCGTATCCCCGGCGGCTCCGGCGGCGGCTCCTCCGCCGCCCTCGCCTCGTACGAAGCCCCGCTCGCCATCGGCACGGACACCGGCGGCTCCATCCGCCAGCCCGCCGCCGTCACCGGCACGGTCGGCGTGAAGCCCACCTACGGCGGCGTCTCCCGCTACGGCATGGTGGCGTTCTCGTCCTCCCTCGACCAGGGCGGTCCCTGCGCCCGCACGGTCCTGGACGCGGCGCTGCTGCACGAGGTCATCGCCGGTCACGACCCGCTCGACTCGACGTCCATCGACGCCCCGGTCCCGCCGGTCGTCGAGGCCGCGCGCAGCGGCTCGGTCGCCGGAATGCGCGTCGGTGTCGTCAAGCAGTTCTCCGGCGAGGGCTACCAGGCCGGTGTCGTCCAGCGCTTCAACGAGTCTGTCGAGCTGCTGCGGTCGCTCGGCGCGACGATCGTCGAGCTGGACTGCCCGTCCTTCGACCTCGCGCTCTCCGCGTACTACCTGATCGCCCCGTCCGAGTGCTCCTCCAACCTGGCCCGCTTCGACGCCATGCGCTATGGCCTGCGGGTCGGCGACGACGGCACGAGGTCCGCCGAGGATGTCACCGCGCTGACGCGCGAGGCCGGCTTCGGCGACGAGGTCAAGCGCCGCATCATGCTCGGCACGTACGCGCTCAGCTCCGGCTACTACGACGCGTACTACGGTTCCGCGCAGAAGGTCCGTACGCTCATCACCCGGGACTTCGAGAAGGCCTTCGAGCAGGTCGACGTGATCGTCTCGCCGACCACGCCGACCACCGCCTTCCCGATCGGCGAGCGCGCCGACGACCCGATGGCGATGTACCTCGCGGACCTGTGCACCATCCCGACCAACCTGGCCGGCAACGCCGCGATGTCGCTGCCCTGCGGCCTCGCGCCGGAGGACGGACTGCCGGTCGGTCTGCAGATCATCGCCCCCGCCATGAAGGACGACCGGCTGTACAAGGTCGGCGCCGCCGTCGAGGCCGCCTTCGTGGAAAGGTGGGGCCACCCGCTGCTCGAGGAGGCACCGTCGCTGTGA